CCTTAGATGAGTCTGACTTTTACTTTTCCGAGCATAAGACGATTTTCACCATGCTTAAAGCGGCCTGGCGTCAGGACAAGCCCGCCGATATCCACCTGGTCGGGGAAGAACTGAAGAGGTTGGGAAAGCTGGAGGCTGCCGGCGGTATTCTCTATCTGACGACTCTGGCGCAATATGCCGGAACATCCGCCTACATCGAAGACTACTGTCAGCTGGTCAAGGATAAGGCTGTCCTCCGCAGGATGATCCATGCCGCCCAGGAAGTGGAAAAGAAAGCTTTCGAAGAACCCGGCGATGTCCCCGGTGCGCTGGATGATGCCCAGAAAATATTTTTTGAAATCGGCCAGTCGGCTTCGCAGAAAACTGGAAAGTTGATCGGAGAGATCTTAAAAGGAACCAAGTCCGAGTCGCAAAAAGCCTTTTTGAAAGAGTTGCAAGAGCGGCAGGAGTTTTATCAGATCCACGGCGAGCAGACGGGAGGCGTTTCCGGTGTCAGGACTCATTTTGCAGATCTGGATAAGATGCTGAACGGCTTCAACAACTCAAACTTGATGATCCTGGCGGCGCGTCCAGCGATGGGTAAAACGGCCCTTGCGATCAATATCGCTGAAAATATCTGCCTCAAAAACAACTTGCCCGTCGGCATCTTTTCGCTGGAGATGAGCGCAGAACAGCTGGTTCACCGTATCGTCTGCTCCCGTGCCGAGGTCAATTCGGATAAGATCAAGACCGGTTCGCTGTCGGGTATGGAGTTTCAGCGCATAGTCACCTGCGTCAACGAGTTGACCGGCCACACGATTGTGATTGATGATCAGGCTGGACTGAAGATTACCGATTTAAGAGCCCGGGCGCGTCGCATGAAAGAAAGCTACGGCATTGGCTTTTTGGTGATTGACTACCTTCAGCTGATCAGCGGGTCGGGTTCACGCAATTCCCAGGAAAACAGGCAGGGTGAAATTGCTGAAATCTCGAGGATGCTTAAAAACTTGGCGCGGGAGCTCAATATTCCGGTGCTTTGCTTGTCGCAGCTATCGCGAAAAGTGGAAGAAAGGCCGGGCCACCGTCCCCAGATGAGCGACCTTAGAGAGAGCGGATCGATCGAGCAGGACTCCGATATCGTCATGTTCTTGCTTCGCCGCGAGTACTATGATCCCAATGACAAGCCTGGCCAGGCGGAGTTGATTATCGCCAAAAACAGACACGGCCCCGTCGGCTCAGTCATCTTCACCTACCGCAAGGAGTTTGCCCAGTTTGTCAACTACACCCCCATGAAGTTCGGGGGCGGCCAGGTCGATGCGGAAACGGAAGCGGCCTTCTCCCCCTTCCAGGCTTAACCTTGGAAAGCAAGAGGGAGCCAGGTCTTATGACTTGGCTCTTTGGGCGGAGAGAGCCCCAATGCCAATTTACGAGAAACTTTCGGTATACAGTGAATTCATTCCCTCTTTACTTTTTATGAGGTATCGCCTACCATTATAACATCTTTTTTCGATTCAATTAACTATCAAAACCGGAGATAAGCATTTCCGGTCAATAACACCAGGAGCAACAATGTCCTCTGTAAAGAAGAAGAGGCGCGTCAAAATTGCGAAGCACAAACGCAAGAAGCGCGCCCGTAGAGACCGTCACAAAACAAGATAAAGGCTGAAAGTCAAGGACAGACTTTATCTTATGTGGGAATATCCGGAACATTTCGATGTCATCGTGATGGGCGGCGGCCATGCCGGCTGCGAAGCCGCGCATGCTGCCGCAAAAATGGGAGCGAGAACTCTTCTCCTCACGATGAACCTCGATACCATAGGCAAGATGAGCTGCAACCCAGCTATCGGCGGCATCGGCAAAGGCCATATGGTCCGGGAGATCGATGCAATCGGCGGTATCATGGGCAAAGCGATCGACTGCACTGGAATCCAGTTCAGGATGCTCAACTCTGCCAAAGGTCCGGCCGTCTGGGCCCCCAGAGCTCAGGCTGACAAGTGGCTTTACGCCCAAGAGATGAAATCCCGGCTTGAAGAGCGGGAAAACCTCGAAATCAAGCAAGGGACGATCGAAGAGATCCTCACCGAAGCGGGCAGAGTCACCGGAGTCGTCACCAAAGAAGGGCTTATCTACAAGTGTAAAAGCCTTATTCTCTCCTCAGGCACTTTCATGAAAGGCCTGCTCCATATCGGAGAAACCCAGCTGACGGGGGGCCGTAGCGGCGATCCTCCAGCTGTCGGCATCTCAGCAAGCTTAGAAAAACTTGGCATCCGTCTCGGCCGTTTAAAGACGGGAACTCCCCCTCGCATCCACAAGCGCTCGATCGATTTTTCACTGACAGAAGAGCAGCCCGGCGATGAAGGAGTCCGCTTCTCCTTCGATGAAGAAGAAGGGAAGCCACGCCCCCGTCAGGTCAGCTGCCACATCACCTACACGACCGAAGAGACGAAAAACATCATTTTAAACAACCTGCACCTCTCGGCGATGTACTCCGGCCGCATCCAATCTGTCGGCCCCCGCTATTGCCCCTCCATCGAAGATAAGATGGTGCGTTTCAAAGATAAAGAGAGGCACCAGATCTTTTTGGAGCCCGAAGGGTTGACCACTAACGAGGTCTATGTCAACGGCGTGTCGACTTCCCTTCCACAAGACGTTCAACGCGAGTTTATCCGCAGCATCCCGGCCTTGCGCAATGCCGAGATCATGCGTCCAGCCTATGCCATCGAATATGACTATGTCGTTTCCGGGCAGATCTATCCGACACTCGAGACGAAACAGGTCGAAGGCCTTTTCCTCTCCGGACAGGTCAACGGAACGACCGGCTACGAAGAAGCCGCAGGGCAAGGTCTTGTCGCCGGGATCAACGCAGCCGCCAAAGTGCTGGGGAAACCGCCCTTCATCCTCACCCGCGCCAACTCCTACATCGGGGTCATGATTGACGACCTCTGCACCAAGGGTTTGACAGAACCTTACAGAATGTTCACAAGCCGCGCGGAACACAGGCTCCTTTTAAGACAGGACAACGCCGACCTCCGCCTAAGGGCCATGGGATATGAGTACGGATTGATCTCCAGGCCAGCCATGGATCATCTGGAGAGAAAGGTCGCTGCCCTTGAAGAAGAGACAAAACGCCTCTCTAAGATATTTAAGCAGATCGATGGCAAAGGAACCCCGCTCACGCAGCTTCTTTGTAGGCCCGGTGTCTCCTACAGCGACATTCTCCGTGACTACCCGGAAGATGTCAGGGATTATGGCGCTGACATCAACATGCAGATCGAGCTGAAGCTGAAATACGCCGGTTATATTGATCGGCAAATGGCTGAAGTGGACAAGCTGTCTCATATTGAAAAAATCAAGGTTCCGCGTGGCTTTGATTTTAAAGCGGTATCGAGCCTGCGCCACGAAGCAAAAGAAAAGCTCTCCTTCCACACCCCAGAAACCCTAGGGCAAGCCTCCCGCATCTCCGGCGTGTCACCGGCCGATATCACGGTTTTGATGATCGCTCTTGGAAGGCGTGAAAAACAGGCTGTCTGTCAGGAAGAAACAGAAGATTTCCAAGGCCCTTGCGGGTGCTAAATTTTTAAGCGACGAGGGCCGATGTTGCAAAGACCGAGCCTGACCTATCTTCACACCACCATGATGCCCATCTTTGCGCAATTGCAGCTGGAAGAGGCTCTGCTTCGTGTTTCCAAAGAAAACATCTGCTTGATCAATCGCGGGTCGCCACCAGCCATCGTGCTGGGTATATCAGGAAAGCCGGAGGAGTGGATCAATCTCAGCGCCTGGTCGCAAAATCCCGTTCCCGTCCTCCGCCGCTATTCTGGAGGGGGCACAGTCGTCGTCGATGAAAACACCCTCTTTGTTACCTTTATCATGAACGGAACCGAGATCGCCGTTCCAAGTCAAATTCAAGCGGTCCATGCCTATTTCGAAACATTGTGGCAGAAAGCGTTTTACCCCCATCCCTTCAGGCTGATCGAGAACGACTATGTCCTCGGAAGTAGAAAAGTTGGAGGGAATGCGCAGTATCTGGCACGGGATCGCTGGGTTCATCACACCAGCTTTTTATGGGATTTCAAACCCGAACACATGGGGTTGCTCGCCCGCCCCCCTAAGATGCCCTCGTATCGCCAGGAGCGAGGACATTTAGACTTTTTAACGACATTGTCAAGCTGTTTTACATCGGCTGATGAACTGCTCTCTCCCTTGGTCAATGAGCTAAGCGTTAGATTTTCCTTAAGCGAGGGAAATGTCGAAGAGCTCTCCAAGTGCCTGACACAAGAGTATCGCAGGCAAACCATGCAAGAGTCCCTTGCAGTCCCTTTAGTGACTTGATCCTATTTCGGCTCCTTTTCCGCATCCTACACCTCTAGGCGCCAGTTAAGCTTTAATCTGCGATCGCAGTAATTCCGGTTCGATTTAAAAACTGTACAAGTTGTTTCTTTGGATACTTCCGGCTTGGCATAGATTCAAAACCTTCGGTCCGGTAAAGTTTTTAAGCAGAGACCCGGATACATTGGATTATTGACCCGAGCCTTCGCCGCCAAAAAAGGGAAATATTCTTGGAGCAGTAATTTCTTATCCTGAAATTTCGGCTCAAGTTGTTTCATATTCATTAACGAGTTTGTTGGTTGAATAAAAACCAGCCTTCCTTCGGTTTCTTAATAAAATCTTAATATCAATTTGTTTTAATTTTCTCTAGAAGTTAAACCAAGTTTTTATCCCTGGGAGGGAATATGAGTTTTATTAGCGACGTCGCTGCATCTTTTAAGCCGGGTTCTATGACCAATCCGATCGAGAGAAATTGTTTTGGTATTACTGGCATCGTGGGTGCTGTAATGGCGATTGGCTTGGCTATTTTAGGTGCTCCTGCAGCATCGTGGATTGCTGTTGGCGCTATCTCTGCCGCTTTCATTACGAGCGCGATGATTGAATCCCGTGGTCTTGCCTGGTCTGCTGTGATCGCCTCATTCGGCCTGTCGCTTGCCGCAGCCGCGTTGAACCCGATGCCTGTTTCTTACTGGGTAGTGATCTAAGAGGGTTAGCTTCCTCATCAAAAAAAGAGAGGCCCCTATTCGTCCTTTGTAAAAGGAAGAATAGGGGCCTCTCTTTTTTTAAAAAAAAGCACCGCCGCAAGGGATCCAAAGGAGGCACATCAACCAAATGTGCTAGAGGGGTCCGCTCCCTGGAGCGGCTTACTAGTGTAGCTAAGCTTAACGCGTTAGCTTATTCAGCCGAGCTCCAGCGTCATGGTCCCGTAATAAATAATACGTTGATTAGCTCGTATTGGGTTCTCCCAAGCAGCAGTGAAATGGGCGGTCAAGCCTAATCTATTTATAATCAAACTGTTATTTAAAATTCTAGTACTTTTTCGGGGGTAAGGGCTCTTCCCCGTTAAAATTTTCGGCAAAATAAACAAATGCTACTTTAGCCGGGTTCTCACGTGAGGTGTAGAGCGGGTATTCTCCCCGGAAAGTGACTTTTTGGAAGTAGGGCTCTAAAGACTTTACGGTGGCGGCGATATTTTGTCTTTCCGTTTCGATATGCGGAGCGTTTTCGACGATCACAAAGAAGCCGCTCTGGCCTTTCCGCTCCTCTTTCATCCCTTTCCAAAATGAAAATTGGTTGAGCCGGGCTCCAAAGAGGTTGAAGAAATAGGCTCGTTTCTTGCCGGGGCCATAAAATGAGAGCAGGCTGACAGTCTGGTATTTTGGGGCAAAGAGAAAATGGGCCTTTTCGTCATAGCCGGCTTTCTTTAGGGCCTCTTCGAAAGAGTTCCAACCCAGATTGTGTTTGAGGGGGTTTTGCCTGTATTGAAGAGCGAGGGGCGAGTCTTTCTGAAAGGGCAAAGAGAGCACATAGCCTGTCAGCAACACCGAAAGGGCGGAGCCTGCCACCAGATACTTTCGGCCTCGGGCCGAGTCAAAAACGTGGCCCATGAAAAGAAAGGCTGCCGGGTAGATGAAATCGCACCAGTTCCCTTGGATCTTCATGAAAAAGGACAGCGCTCCAAAAACGGCCAACGTCGCCAGGGTGGAAATGCCCAGGAAAGCCGGCGCCCTCTCGAAGGATTTAGACTTTGCGGCAAGGAAGACGAGGGAGATTGCCAGCAAAACAAAGAGAAGAGGAGAGACCAATGCGGCCTCGGCACCCATAAAGTCAGCGAACGATTTCAGCGAAATAAGTTCTTTATTGGGAGCGATATCGCCTTTGCTTCCGGCTTGGTAGTAGACGTGAAGAAAGGTGACGAAGTCGTGGCTGATATTCCATATTAAGCTGGGAATCAGTGCCAGCAGCGAGATGGCAACACCCAAGAAGAAACGTTCGCCTTTTTGCCGCCTTAATAAATAGAGCGGGAGGGCAAAGATCCAAAGGTAGTAGGTCACCCATTTAAATAGCGCTCCGGCAAAGACAAAAAGACCTGCGCGGGTGTAGTCTATTTTTCCGCGGTAAATTCCTTGATAAAGCGTGAGGAGCGCCATTGTGAAAAAGAGCACCGATCCACCGTCGGTGATCGCAAAGAGCGAGGATAGAAAACCCATGGGCGAGAGGGCAAATGCAATAGCAGAGAAGAAGCTCGCTCTCTCGGAAATCCCCCCCTTTTTCCCCATGGAATAGATCACAAGCGGTATAGCGAAACCGATCACGAGTGAAAAAAAGCGGACGCCGAGTTCCGTGTCCCCAAAAAGAGCGGTGCCTAAAAAAATCTGCCAGGCTATGCCGGGAGGCTTGCTGTAGTAGCCGGGGCTTAAACTTTGGCTCCAGGTCCAGTACTGTGCCTCGTCTGGGCCAAGACCGATAGCCCCGCTCTGGATTAGCCAAACAAGCGCGGCCGCTTTGATGAGGAGAATGCTGAGCAGAAGGGAGGGGTAATGCAAGAATTTAGCCACGTGTTTAAGCTCCGTCATCGGATTCAATAGGATCTTAGAAATCAGCCTGCGATCATGCCAAATTCAGGGGAAAAAATCACTAACGACTCTTTGCTAAAGACGCCAAGGAGCTTCTATTGCCTGTCGTCCAACCCGAAAAGATCGTGGAACCACTGAATGTTGACATCCCTGCCGATCGCCGCGATCGACTCCGTCAGCGGGATGCGCTTTGGACAGACGCGGACGCAGTTTTGCGCATTGCCGCAATCGGCAACCCCCCCCTCTTCCATCATGGCCCGCAAACGGTCTCCCGCATGCCCCTTTCCCGTGGGATGATCGTTGAAATAGCGTACCTGGGAAATGATCTGGGGGCCGACGAATTTGGATTTATCATTGGCCTGGGGGCAAGACTCGACGCAGCAGCCGCACGTCATGCACGTCGAAAGCGAATACATGATTTCCTGCTTGGCAGGCGCAATTTTAGGTCCCGGTCCTTTGGCGTAAGCGCCGTCAGCGTCAATCCATCCCCTCACTTTCTTTAAGTTGTCAAACATGATGGAGCGATCGACAATTAAGTCGCGGACTAAGGGGAATTTGGTAAACGGCGCTAAGACAATCGTGTCCGATTTGGTCTCTCGCAGTATATTATCAACGATCGCCGAGCAGGCTTGCCGGGGCCGGCCGTTGATCAGCATCGAGCAGGAGCCGCACACTTCTTCCAAGCACCCTTGCTCCCATACGACGGGAGCGACTTGTTCCCCTTTTTTGTTGACCGGGTTCTTTTGTATTTCCATCAGGGCGGAAATGATGTTGAGAGAAGGCTCCCTGATGATCTCGAACTCTTCGTAATACTGCTTTCCCGGTGTTCCTCGCAGCACTTTCAGGGTGAATTTCTTTATTTCATCCATGGCAAGATCCTTATTTCACGCAGGAAAAGTAATGTTGGAAGGAATGTTTTCCAGAGTAGGAATTTCCTTCTTGGCTTTAGTGTAGTCGCGCATCAGCGGCTTTAGATGGCGTGTGTCGACCGCTTCGTAGCTGATGACCGGATCGCTCTCGTGCGGATCGAACGTGGCAATGGTTGTTTTAAGCCAGTTTTGGTCATCGCGGCTTGGAAAATCGGGCTTGTAGTGAGCACCCCTAAACTCATCGCGAAGGAGAGCTCCCTTGGTGATGATGAGGGCAATGTCGAGCATCGCCGCGAACTGGTTGGCGAAGATGTAGGATTGGTTGGCAATGGAAGATTTGTCGCTCAAGGAGATATTTCCATAGCGCTCTTTCACTTCGTGGATTTTTGCCAAAGCCGTTTTCAGATCGGCATTGTTCCGTTTCACCGTCACATGACTGATCAGAGTCTCTGCGAGCTCTTCATGCAGCTTGAAGATGTTTTCCGGTCCGTTTGAAGAGAAAAGCTGCTGCTTGAACGACTCCTCGATTGCGAGAGCGTCGTCAAAATAGGTAGAGGAGGCATCATCGGCATTTTTTTGTAGGCTGGCGATGTATTTGGGGATTTCCCCTCCAGCGACAAGGCCAGCGAAGATGCAGGAGAGAAGGGAGTTGGCTCCCAGACGGTTAGCGCCATGGTATTGATAATCCGATTCGCCGACATTGAATATCCCGGGAATGTTGGTCATTTGACGGAAGCGCAGGTTTCGATCGGGGTCGTCGGCTGCCGGCCAGTCGACCCGCCGGCCAGTCGACCCAGGCGCCGCCCATCGAGTAGTGGACGGCAGGAAAGATACGCATCGGCACTTTCATCGGATCATCTCCGGTAAATTTGCCGTAGATGTCCAAGATAGCTTCCAGCTTGTGCAGCTTTTCTTTTGGCAGATGGCTCACATCGAGATACACTTCCATCCGGCCTTCGACCCCAAGACCCATTTCGCAGATCTTTAAGATTTCCCGGGCCCCGATGTCTCTTGGAACCAAGTTTCCGAAGGCGGGATAGAGCTCCTCAAGAAAATACCAGGGTTCTCCGGTCTTTCCGCAGGGGATGCGCTTGCCGTCGACCGTCTCGATCATCTTGCTTGAGTCGCCATAGACCCAGATCCTTCCTCCCTCTCCCCTTGCCGACTCGCTCATCAGACGCATCTTATCTTTTCCAGGGATAGCCGTCGGGTGGATCTGGATGAATTCACCATTCGCGTAGCGCATCCCCTGTCTCCATAGTCTGCCATTGGCTGCGCCCGTGCAAAAAGTGGAGTTGGTCGATTTTTTGAAAAGAAGGCCTAAGCCTCCTGTTGCAATCACCAGGGCATCGGCGCGCACGGTCTCGTAGTTTAGATTGAAGTGATCCATTAAAACAGCACCGACAGCCCTTCCTTCCGAGTCCAGGACTGCCCGCATAAACTCGTGATGCTCCAGCTTTTTTACAAGGCCTTTGGCTTCGTAGCGACGCACTTGCTCATCGAGAGAATAAAGAAGTTGTTGCCCGGTTGAGGCTCCGCAGAAGGCTGTCCTGTTATAGAGTGTGCCTCCAAACCTTCTGAAGTCCAAGTCGCCCTCTTCCGTTCTGTTGAAGGGGCATCCAAATCGATCCATCATGAAGATGATTTCTGGAGCGGCAAAGCACATTTCCACAACGGGCGGTTGGTTGGCCAAAAAATCGCCGCCTTTGATCGTGTCGTAGGCGTGGATAAGAGGAGAGTCATTTTCCCCCTTTAGATTGATGGCCGCGTTGATCCCCCCTTGCGCGCAAACGGAGTGGGAGCGCTTTACCTTGGTGATGGAGACCAAGGTGACCTTGCACCCTTTTTCAGCGATTTTCATTGTGGCGGAAAGCCCTGCGAGCCCGCCGCCTACCACCACAACATGTCCTTTGCTCATGTGAATAAACCTTCAGTATTTCAAGTTGATGAGGTAAGTTCCCCAGATAGCGATGAGTCCTAAAAATGCAAGTAGCGCCATAAATGCAAAAGAGATCTTTTCCACAATGCGCTGGCCCCGCACGGAAAGGCACAGGCCCCACGTGACGGCAAATGACCAAATTCCATTGGAGGCGTGAAACACAGCCGCCAAGACAAAGAAAGAGTAGAGTATTAGCATCAGCGGTGATTTGAAGGTATCCCTGACATTCATAAGGAATGCGGTTCCTATGTTTTTTGACATCAATACCACTTCTTGATGCTTTAACGAAAAGGACTCCAGCTGCTCAATGAAACGCTCCTTTTGTTCCAGCTCTTGCCTGATGACCGAGGATTTTTCCAAAGACTCTTGTCCGGTGAAGAGTGATACGATGGCATCCCTTGCTTCAGCGGTTGAGATTCGGGCTTTCTTCTCCATTTCGAAATTTCGTCTTTCTGCCTTGATAAGCGGAGAGGTATAGGTGTCAATTCCGAGTCTTGCCGCCACTGTCGGTAGGCCGGCGTCCTCGGAAACCTTGACCAGAAAGTAATCTTCATCACCCAGGCGCACCGTTTCTGGATATTTCAAAAAGCGCATTTGCCCGACATGGAGAATGACGAAGATAACGAGCAGCCAGGAAGTGATTCTCTGCCAGGTGTAGGCGTGGTTGCGCCTGTTTTCCGGAAGATGGGGATGGGAGGGGTCTTTGCCGTACGCATTTTGCTTCATGGTAAACAGATACTTGATGCCCCACACGATGTGGAGGGAGAAGGGAATCAGAAGAAGCGCAACTTCAACGACGGGCAGGTAGGGAAGGCTATGAATGAAGTTCACCATGGTGATAAACCCCTCTCCGTCGGCTCCAAAAAAGAGGGCCGCCTCTGAGTTTGTCAGCAGGTGTTCGATCAGGAAGAGGACAAGCCATATCCCTAAGAAGGAGTGGAATCTTCGATGGATAAAGGCACTTGGAATTTTCCTTGCCGCTTCTTCTGCTTGCATGATGAAATATCTCTTTAAAATGAGGTGCTGATCTTTTACATACTTCTTTCAAATATACCGAATGTGTCTCAAGATTTGGCTTTCAGAAAGCTAAATCGTGAGACACATTCGGTATAACCGGGAGAGGCAATGGCCTGCGAAAGAGGGGCCTTGACTTCCATAAAATTCCGGCACGAAAGGGGTGAAATTAAAACATTAAGTCGTCTCTTGCGACTTCTTCCCCTTCCGGGATGTTTATATATGCTTTTTTTGAAATTAAAAGAAGGAGATGATGCGAACCTGACCATTGACCTCATTTTAAATGAGGGTCTTAGGAAATTGTTGCATATTTTAAGCAAGTTGGGGTTCTTGGGAATAAACATTAGAAATGCTCTGGGTTTTCTTATTTACTTTTATCGATTTTTTGATATAATTATATTTTTTTAAATTACAAGTGGATTTCCATGCGCGAAATTGTCGAATCCAACAGAGTTTTTGGTATCGAAGTGAGTAAAACCACCCTTTCGTTCGCCGAAGTTGTGAAGAAAGGAGGGCGCATCAAGCTGTCGTCGATCAAAACGCTGCCTATAGCGGAAGTTGAGGGAGATGAGGTGCTTTCCGTTTCGGAGATGGGGAAGGATCTCATCAATAAGGCTGAAGCGAATATGGCTGTTTTTGGTGTTGAAGCCACGGATTGTCTTGTCCGCCAGCTGCAGGTTCCTTTGAAGAAAGATAGCGAGATCAATGACGCCTTGCCTTTCCAGGCAGAGACCCTGTTGCCTTTCCCGTTGGAAGATGCAGTGCTTGATTGGATTAAAGTTCAGCGAGACGATAAAACCACGCTGCTGACTTTCGCCGCCGTCAAGAGAGAGACGGCAGAAAAGACGATCGAGCAGGCAAAAAAACTGGGAATAGAACCGGAATTGCTCTCGACGATGGGAGCGGCTTTAGCTTCTTTCTCCAAGCACCTTGTCAACTTTGAGGCCCCTCATTTTGTCATTCACTTCGGCGGGGAGCGGGCCCTTTACGCTCTGATCAACAAAGGGCGGCTGATCGCCACTCAAGGGTCTAAATTGAATCTGAAAGAGATTTTGAAGGCTGCCGGCGAGGATATGGGAGAGTCGGATCCAGCCAGGATTGAGGAGGCTTTCAGAAACATAGATCTCCTCCATTTAGAGCCGGCTAAGTATCCGCGACTGTCGGCTTGCCTGATCGAGA
This genomic stretch from Estrella lausannensis harbors:
- the sdhB gene encoding succinate dehydrogenase iron-sulfur subunit; this encodes MDEIKKFTLKVLRGTPGKQYYEEFEIIREPSLNIISALMEIQKNPVNKKGEQVAPVVWEQGCLEEVCGSCSMLINGRPRQACSAIVDNILRETKSDTIVLAPFTKFPLVRDLIVDRSIMFDNLKKVRGWIDADGAYAKGPGPKIAPAKQEIMYSLSTCMTCGCCVESCPQANDKSKFVGPQIISQVRYFNDHPTGKGHAGDRLRAMMEEGGVADCGNAQNCVRVCPKRIPLTESIAAIGRDVNIQWFHDLFGLDDRQ
- a CDS encoding succinate dehydrogenase; this encodes MQAEEAARKIPSAFIHRRFHSFLGIWLVLFLIEHLLTNSEAALFFGADGEGFITMVNFIHSLPYLPVVEVALLLIPFSLHIVWGIKYLFTMKQNAYGKDPSHPHLPENRRNHAYTWQRITSWLLVIFVILHVGQMRFLKYPETVRLGDEDYFLVKVSEDAGLPTVAARLGIDTYTSPLIKAERRNFEMEKKARISTAEARDAIVSLFTGQESLEKSSVIRQELEQKERFIEQLESFSLKHQEVVLMSKNIGTAFLMNVRDTFKSPLMLILYSFFVLAAVFHASNGIWSFAVTWGLCLSVRGQRIVEKISFAFMALLAFLGLIAIWGTYLINLKY
- the mnmG gene encoding tRNA uridine-5-carboxymethylaminomethyl(34) synthesis enzyme MnmG encodes the protein MWEYPEHFDVIVMGGGHAGCEAAHAAAKMGARTLLLTMNLDTIGKMSCNPAIGGIGKGHMVREIDAIGGIMGKAIDCTGIQFRMLNSAKGPAVWAPRAQADKWLYAQEMKSRLEERENLEIKQGTIEEILTEAGRVTGVVTKEGLIYKCKSLILSSGTFMKGLLHIGETQLTGGRSGDPPAVGISASLEKLGIRLGRLKTGTPPRIHKRSIDFSLTEEQPGDEGVRFSFDEEEGKPRPRQVSCHITYTTEETKNIILNNLHLSAMYSGRIQSVGPRYCPSIEDKMVRFKDKERHQIFLEPEGLTTNEVYVNGVSTSLPQDVQREFIRSIPALRNAEIMRPAYAIEYDYVVSGQIYPTLETKQVEGLFLSGQVNGTTGYEEAAGQGLVAGINAAAKVLGKPPFILTRANSYIGVMIDDLCTKGLTEPYRMFTSRAEHRLLLRQDNADLRLRAMGYEYGLISRPAMDHLERKVAALEEETKRLSKIFKQIDGKGTPLTQLLCRPGVSYSDILRDYPEDVRDYGADINMQIELKLKYAGYIDRQMAEVDKLSHIEKIKVPRGFDFKAVSSLRHEAKEKLSFHTPETLGQASRISGVSPADITVLMIALGRREKQAVCQEETEDFQGPCGC
- a CDS encoding ArnT family glycosyltransferase; this encodes MAKFLHYPSLLLSILLIKAAALVWLIQSGAIGLGPDEAQYWTWSQSLSPGYYSKPPGIAWQIFLGTALFGDTELGVRFFSLVIGFAIPLVIYSMGKKGGISERASFFSAIAFALSPMGFLSSLFAITDGGSVLFFTMALLTLYQGIYRGKIDYTRAGLFVFAGALFKWVTYYLWIFALPLYLLRRQKGERFFLGVAISLLALIPSLIWNISHDFVTFLHVYYQAGSKGDIAPNKELISLKSFADFMGAEAALVSPLLFVLLAISLVFLAAKSKSFERAPAFLGISTLATLAVFGALSFFMKIQGNWCDFIYPAAFLFMGHVFDSARGRKYLVAGSALSVLLTGYVLSLPFQKDSPLALQYRQNPLKHNLGWNSFEEALKKAGYDEKAHFLFAPKYQTVSLLSFYGPGKKRAYFFNLFGARLNQFSFWKGMKEERKGQSGFFVIVENAPHIETERQNIAATVKSLEPYFQKVTFRGEYPLYTSRENPAKVAFVYFAENFNGEEPLPPKKY
- a CDS encoding lipoate--protein ligase family protein — its product is MLQRPSLTYLHTTMMPIFAQLQLEEALLRVSKENICLINRGSPPAIVLGISGKPEEWINLSAWSQNPVPVLRRYSGGGTVVVDENTLFVTFIMNGTEIAVPSQIQAVHAYFETLWQKAFYPHPFRLIENDYVLGSRKVGGNAQYLARDRWVHHTSFLWDFKPEHMGLLARPPKMPSYRQERGHLDFLTTLSSCFTSADELLSPLVNELSVRFSLSEGNVEELSKCLTQEYRRQTMQESLAVPLVT
- the dnaB gene encoding replicative DNA helicase, coding for MAEKELKMRIPPSSKESEMMVLGCMLTSINALNVAADALDESDFYFSEHKTIFTMLKAAWRQDKPADIHLVGEELKRLGKLEAAGGILYLTTLAQYAGTSAYIEDYCQLVKDKAVLRRMIHAAQEVEKKAFEEPGDVPGALDDAQKIFFEIGQSASQKTGKLIGEILKGTKSESQKAFLKELQERQEFYQIHGEQTGGVSGVRTHFADLDKMLNGFNNSNLMILAARPAMGKTALAINIAENICLKNNLPVGIFSLEMSAEQLVHRIVCSRAEVNSDKIKTGSLSGMEFQRIVTCVNELTGHTIVIDDQAGLKITDLRARARRMKESYGIGFLVIDYLQLISGSGSRNSQENRQGEIAEISRMLKNLARELNIPVLCLSQLSRKVEERPGHRPQMSDLRESGSIEQDSDIVMFLLRREYYDPNDKPGQAELIIAKNRHGPVGSVIFTYRKEFAQFVNYTPMKFGGGQVDAETEAAFSPFQA